Part of the Tetragenococcus koreensis genome, CTCATGAAATAACTGATAAGACGAAAAAAATCGTTAAAAAGTTGGATGAAAAGGGAATAGAGGTTGCTTTAGCTTCAGCTAGAGCGCCTAAAGCGATGGATTATTTAGCTCATCAACTAGCACTCCAAACGCCTCTTGTTTGTTTTAATGGCGCTTTAATTGTGCAAAAAGAGCAGGACCAATTGAATACGTTATATAGTTTGGCTTTAGAGCAACGAGATGCTTTGCTTTTGTATCAAACGATACGTGCAAAATTTCCTGACGTTTGTTTTAATGTTTATTCCAATCATCATTGGTTTGTTGAGCAAGAAGATTTTTGGACAAAGCAAGAAGCAGCTATTTCGCAAGTAACTCCGGAAGTGATCTCATTGGAAAAGTACTTAAAAGAAAATTATCCCGTTCATAAGGCGTTATGTATGGGGGCTCCTAGTGAAATCGATCGTTTACAATTGGAAATTGAAAGTATGAATATTACGGGTGTTGCAGTGAATAAATCAAAGGATACTTATTTGGAGATTGTTCAGCAACAAGTCTCCAAATTAACGGCGCTACGCTTTTTAACTAAGCAACGCGCGTTGTCATTATCTAACACGCTTGCTATAGGGGATAATTATAATGATATGCCGATGATTCAACATGCCGGAATCGGCATTGCAATGGGAAATTCTCCCCGAGAAGTAAAACAAGTAGCTGATTTGGTCGCTCCAGCTAACGATCAGAATGGCTTTTACCATGGGATTAATGAAAGTTTACGTATATTTTCTTAGTAGCTAGCTTCGGATACATACTCTAAACGAGGAGGCCTAATTATGAAGAAACAGGAAGAAATCATAATCAACGACTTTTATTTTACAGACGACGGCTCTATTCCTAATCATCCGAGTTTTCCTTTATTAATTTATAAAAATGCAATTGAAGAAGAGGATGAACTTGAGCAAATACTTGCTCAAAATAATTGGTCCAATGCTTGGCGCAATGGCGTTTTTCCTTATCACCATTATCATAGTAACTCGCATGAAGTTCTGGTAGTTGTTGGCGGCAGTGCATTATTGCAAATGGGTGGTGAAAATGGCAAGAAGGTGGAAGCTGAACGCGGTGATGTATTGATTTTACCAGCTGGCACGGGGCATAAGTTATTACAAAAAGCAGCAGGTTTTTCAGTGATCGGTGCTTATCCCA contains:
- a CDS encoding cupin domain-containing protein; this encodes MKKQEEIIINDFYFTDDGSIPNHPSFPLLIYKNAIEEEDELEQILAQNNWSNAWRNGVFPYHHYHSNSHEVLVVVGGSALLQMGGENGKKVEAERGDVLILPAGTGHKLLQKAAGFSVIGAYPNGQDFDICYGKKEERSEKLANSSFAHQIWEISLDITGQSIHPVLELTCNKIL
- a CDS encoding Cof-type HAD-IIB family hydrolase encodes the protein MTETRLVVSDIDGTLLNSSHEITDKTKKIVKKLDEKGIEVALASARAPKAMDYLAHQLALQTPLVCFNGALIVQKEQDQLNTLYSLALEQRDALLLYQTIRAKFPDVCFNVYSNHHWFVEQEDFWTKQEAAISQVTPEVISLEKYLKENYPVHKALCMGAPSEIDRLQLEIESMNITGVAVNKSKDTYLEIVQQQVSKLTALRFLTKQRALSLSNTLAIGDNYNDMPMIQHAGIGIAMGNSPREVKQVADLVAPANDQNGFYHGINESLRIFS